In a genomic window of Sulfuriferula nivalis:
- a CDS encoding DUF1415 domain-containing protein produces the protein MENTQIIKDTQDWLEKAVIGLNLCPFAKAVHVKQQIRYVVSTAKTEAALLDDLLQELDFLMAADPEVVDTTLLIHPWVLTDFLDYNDFLDVADGAAAEPEFNDALQIASFHPQYQFADTELDDIANFTNRSPYPMLHLLREDSIDRAVAAFPEADAIYEKNMQTLRELGLAGWKKLMAT, from the coding sequence TTGGAAAATACACAAATCATTAAAGATACACAAGACTGGCTGGAAAAAGCAGTCATCGGTTTAAATCTCTGCCCGTTTGCCAAGGCAGTACATGTTAAACAGCAGATTCGCTATGTGGTCAGTACGGCGAAAACTGAAGCGGCATTGCTGGATGATTTGCTGCAAGAGCTGGATTTTCTGATGGCGGCGGATCCTGAGGTGGTGGATACCACCCTGCTTATTCATCCGTGGGTGCTCACAGATTTTCTGGATTACAATGATTTTCTCGATGTGGCTGATGGGGCGGCGGCAGAGCCTGAATTTAACGATGCCCTGCAAATCGCAAGCTTTCATCCGCAATATCAATTTGCCGATACAGAGCTTGATGACATTGCCAATTTTACCAACCGTTCGCCTTATCCCATGCTGCATCTGTTACGCGAAGACAGTATAGATCGTGCAGTCGCGGCATTCCCTGAGGCTGATGCTATCTATGAGAAAAATATGCAAACCCTGCGTGAATTAGGGCTTGCCGGATGGAAAAAGTTAATGGCTACCTAA
- a CDS encoding PsiF family protein, producing MNKVLAALIMSAVLSATSFGAMAKTAQQEKMGTCNKDAAAKSLKGDERKAFMKSCLSNKPEAAAPAAAPEAAAAGTPQNAMTTCNKAATGKKGDERKKFMSACLKAKGPENMK from the coding sequence ATGAATAAAGTTCTCGCTGCATTAATCATGTCCGCTGTATTATCCGCCACTTCTTTCGGTGCGATGGCTAAAACTGCACAACAAGAAAAAATGGGTACTTGCAATAAAGATGCTGCTGCCAAAAGCCTGAAGGGCGATGAGCGCAAAGCCTTTATGAAATCATGCCTGTCTAACAAACCTGAAGCAGCTGCACCTGCCGCAGCACCTGAAGCTGCAGCGGCTGGCACACCCCAAAACGCCATGACCACCTGCAACAAAGCAGCAACTGGGAAAAAAGGCGACGAACGTAAAAAATTCATGAGTGCATGCCTGAAAGCCAAAGGCCCTGAAAACATGAAGTAA
- the miaB gene encoding tRNA (N6-isopentenyl adenosine(37)-C2)-methylthiotransferase MiaB: MVKKIYIKTFGCQMNEYDSDIMADVMRDAEGLTPTDNPADADVILFNTCSVREKAQEKVFSDLGRVRELKEANPNLLIGVGGCVASQEGATIISRAPYVDVVFGPQTLHRLPELLAQRRATGRPQLDISFPEIEKFDNLPTPSVDGGAAFVSIMEGCSKYCSFCVVPYTRGEEVSRPFDDILAEIAKLTAQGVKEIHLLGQNVNAYRGVMEDGEMADFALLLDYVHDMPGVERLRFTTSHPREFTQRLIDCYARLPKLVSLLHLPVQSGSDRILAAMKRGYTALEFKSIVRRLREIRPGMEISSDFIIGFPGETDADFDATMKLINDIGFDSSYSFIYSKRPGTPAADLPDDVPQSVKQTRLLALKEAVDVHVHNISFAMVGTTQRVLVTGVSKKDEHILSGRTDNNRSVHFAADASLVGQFVTIKITNAQTYSLRGELVSA; this comes from the coding sequence ATTGTGAAAAAAATCTATATCAAAACATTTGGTTGCCAGATGAACGAGTATGACTCGGACATCATGGCAGATGTAATGCGTGATGCCGAAGGCTTAACGCCAACTGACAATCCTGCTGACGCAGATGTCATCCTGTTCAACACCTGTTCAGTACGTGAAAAAGCGCAAGAGAAGGTGTTTTCCGATCTGGGTCGCGTACGCGAACTGAAAGAAGCCAATCCCAATTTACTTATCGGCGTAGGCGGGTGTGTTGCCAGCCAGGAAGGCGCAACTATTATTTCTCGCGCCCCTTATGTCGATGTGGTATTCGGTCCACAAACCTTGCATCGCCTGCCAGAACTGCTAGCGCAACGTCGCGCGACAGGTCGTCCGCAGCTAGATATTTCCTTCCCTGAAATTGAAAAATTCGACAACCTACCCACCCCCAGTGTTGATGGCGGTGCTGCTTTTGTGTCGATTATGGAAGGCTGTTCCAAATATTGCTCGTTCTGTGTTGTCCCTTATACGCGCGGAGAAGAAGTCTCGCGTCCGTTCGATGACATTCTGGCTGAAATTGCCAAACTCACCGCACAAGGTGTAAAAGAAATCCATTTATTAGGGCAAAACGTCAATGCTTATCGTGGCGTGATGGAAGATGGCGAAATGGCTGATTTCGCCTTATTGCTGGATTATGTCCACGACATGCCCGGCGTGGAACGATTGCGCTTTACCACCAGCCATCCACGTGAATTTACTCAACGCTTGATAGATTGCTACGCACGCTTGCCGAAACTGGTCTCGTTGTTGCACTTACCTGTGCAATCAGGTTCAGACCGCATTCTGGCTGCAATGAAACGCGGCTATACCGCATTGGAATTCAAATCCATCGTCCGACGTTTACGTGAAATACGCCCCGGCATGGAGATTTCTTCCGATTTCATTATCGGGTTCCCTGGTGAGACCGATGCTGATTTTGATGCAACGATGAAACTGATAAATGACATCGGCTTTGACTCTTCCTATAGCTTTATTTACAGCAAACGTCCGGGCACACCTGCCGCAGATTTGCCCGATGACGTGCCACAATCAGTGAAACAGACCCGCTTGTTAGCTTTAAAAGAAGCGGTGGATGTACATGTACATAACATCAGCTTTGCCATGGTTGGTACAACACAGCGCGTGCTGGTGACTGGTGTAAGCAAAAAGGACGAGCACATATTAAGCGGACGTACCGACAACAACCGCAGTGTGCATTTTGCTGCTGATGCCAGCCTAGTCGGACAATTCGTCACCATTAAAATAACCAATGCGCAGACCTACAGCCTGCGTGGCGAACTGGTTAGCGCATAA
- a CDS encoding TatD family hydrolase, which translates to MMIDTHCHLDATEFDADRAEVVARALALGVEQIIVPAVSARNFALVQATCVTYPQCQPALGLHPIFAMQHQPEELNVLRLAVAAERPVAIGEIGLDLFVHDVDMTQQIYYFTEQLKIASEFDLPVLLHTRHANDEIMKQLRRFNIRRGIAHAFNGSVQQAEVFIKQGFKLGFGGAMTYTRATNLRKLAAELPLESIVLETDAPDMSPAWAHGQRNSPEYLPQIAQVLADLRGVSLATILTTTTNNAHAVLKEENV; encoded by the coding sequence ATGATGATAGATACGCACTGCCATCTTGATGCGACTGAGTTCGATGCCGACCGTGCAGAGGTTGTGGCGCGGGCGTTGGCATTGGGAGTGGAGCAGATTATTGTGCCGGCGGTGAGTGCGCGTAATTTCGCTCTAGTGCAGGCAACCTGTGTCACCTATCCGCAATGTCAGCCTGCGCTGGGTCTGCATCCGATTTTCGCCATGCAGCATCAGCCCGAAGAATTGAACGTTTTGCGCTTGGCCGTAGCAGCAGAACGTCCAGTGGCGATAGGTGAGATCGGGCTGGATTTGTTTGTGCATGACGTCGACATGACGCAGCAGATTTATTATTTTACTGAACAGTTAAAAATTGCCAGTGAGTTTGACTTGCCCGTGTTGCTGCATACTCGCCATGCCAATGATGAAATCATGAAACAGTTACGCCGATTTAATATTCGTCGCGGTATCGCTCATGCGTTTAATGGCAGTGTGCAACAAGCCGAGGTATTTATTAAACAGGGTTTCAAACTCGGATTTGGCGGCGCGATGACTTATACTCGAGCGACTAATCTGCGCAAATTGGCAGCGGAATTGCCATTGGAAAGTATCGTGCTGGAGACCGATGCACCTGATATGTCGCCAGCCTGGGCGCATGGGCAGCGCAATAGCCCTGAATATCTTCCGCAAATTGCACAAGTGCTGGCGGATTTGCGGGGTGTTTCATTGGCGACGATATTAACGACAACCACGAACAATGCACATGCTGTTTTAAAAGAGGAAAATGTATGA
- a CDS encoding TonB-dependent receptor, translating into MVFKHHTVWAAVSLAFPALAIADDVYQMPEVTVTAPSANTTLAASELSINDLAALKPSTSDTASLLRDMAGVSLNMGGGVSSLPAIHGMADDRLRVQVDGMDLIAACPNHMNSPLSYIDPTNVGAVKVYTGVTPVSVGGDSIGGSIQVASIDPQFATGADKLVTGQVGTYYRSNGNAQGANLSATMASASASIAYNGSVATSDNYTAGGDFKKAGLAATGKEYLDGSTVGSTAYKSENQSLNLALRGENKLLELKLGFQHIPYEGYANQRMDMTGNDSTQINLHYKELYQWGALDARVYHEATQHEMNFGDDKQYQYGTAPGMPMNTEGKNTGVAIKADMALTSKDTLKIGSEYQQYRLNDWWPPSGTGMMMSPNTFENINNGQRDKFSLFGEWEKRWTPKWLSQFGIRSDSVFMNADAVQGYSAMYATDAANFNASDRSHVDHNFDLTALTRYTPDQMVSFELGYAQKTRSPNLYERYTWSYNSMAMIMNNFAGDGNGYVGNPYLKPEVAHTISTTMRLHDANKVQWGLQMTPYYTYVEDYIDAQRTATSSTANNVFVNLQYVNQTAQLFGMDISGHVLIAKSHAYGDFNLTGLLNYTRGENLTTGDNLYNIMPLNLKLALTQTMGKWRNTIETQFVAAKTDISQVRNEVKTGGYSLVNLRSSYEWKKVRLDVGIDNLFDKSYALPTGGAYVGQGQTMSINGIPWGIAMPGMGRSIYTGLNFKF; encoded by the coding sequence ATGGTGTTCAAGCATCACACAGTATGGGCTGCAGTCAGTCTGGCATTTCCCGCGCTGGCTATAGCAGATGATGTTTATCAAATGCCTGAAGTTACGGTTACGGCACCAAGTGCCAATACTACATTGGCTGCATCTGAATTGAGTATAAATGATCTGGCTGCGTTGAAGCCAAGCACTAGCGATACAGCAAGCCTGTTGCGGGACATGGCTGGGGTGAGTTTGAATATGGGTGGTGGTGTTTCCAGCTTGCCTGCTATTCATGGCATGGCGGATGACAGGTTACGGGTGCAAGTTGATGGTATGGATTTGATCGCGGCTTGCCCGAATCATATGAATTCACCACTTTCTTACATAGACCCAACCAATGTCGGCGCTGTTAAGGTTTATACGGGGGTGACGCCAGTCAGCGTGGGTGGTGACAGTATAGGCGGAAGCATACAGGTCGCTTCAATAGATCCGCAATTTGCGACAGGTGCCGATAAACTGGTTACCGGGCAGGTGGGTACTTACTATCGTAGCAATGGTAATGCGCAGGGGGCTAATCTGTCGGCCACCATGGCAAGTGCTAGCGCAAGCATTGCCTATAATGGTTCAGTTGCAACATCTGATAACTATACTGCGGGTGGCGATTTTAAGAAGGCTGGACTGGCTGCAACAGGTAAGGAATATCTGGATGGCAGTACAGTTGGCTCTACCGCCTATAAATCAGAAAACCAGTCATTAAATCTGGCGTTGCGCGGTGAAAATAAGTTACTCGAATTGAAGCTGGGGTTTCAGCATATTCCATATGAAGGATACGCCAATCAGCGTATGGACATGACAGGGAATGACAGCACACAAATCAACTTACATTACAAAGAATTGTACCAATGGGGGGCGCTGGATGCTCGGGTATATCACGAGGCAACTCAGCATGAAATGAATTTCGGTGATGATAAACAGTACCAGTATGGCACTGCACCAGGCATGCCGATGAATACCGAGGGTAAGAATACGGGTGTTGCGATCAAGGCGGATATGGCGCTGACGTCAAAAGATACCCTCAAAATAGGTAGTGAATACCAGCAATACCGACTCAATGACTGGTGGCCGCCATCAGGTACGGGGATGATGATGTCACCTAATACCTTTGAAAATATCAATAACGGTCAACGTGATAAATTCAGCCTATTTGGCGAGTGGGAAAAACGCTGGACTCCTAAGTGGTTAAGCCAGTTCGGTATTCGTAGTGACAGTGTGTTTATGAATGCAGATGCGGTGCAGGGGTATAGCGCCATGTACGCCACTGATGCAGCTAATTTCAATGCTAGTGATCGTAGCCATGTAGATCACAATTTTGATTTAACAGCACTAACACGTTACACGCCAGATCAAATGGTGTCGTTTGAATTAGGCTATGCACAGAAAACACGTTCACCTAATCTGTATGAACGTTACACGTGGTCTTATAACTCCATGGCCATGATCATGAATAACTTTGCAGGTGACGGCAATGGTTATGTGGGCAACCCTTATCTTAAGCCCGAAGTTGCGCATACAATCAGCACTACTATGCGTTTGCATGATGCAAACAAGGTGCAATGGGGTCTGCAAATGACGCCATACTATACTTATGTGGAAGACTATATCGACGCGCAACGTACCGCCACCAGTTCCACAGCAAATAACGTATTTGTTAACTTGCAATATGTTAACCAAACTGCGCAGTTATTCGGTATGGACATATCGGGTCATGTCCTGATTGCAAAATCGCATGCGTATGGTGATTTCAACCTGACTGGCTTGTTGAATTACACGCGGGGTGAGAATCTGACTACGGGTGATAATTTGTACAACATCATGCCGTTGAATCTGAAACTGGCTTTGACACAAACCATGGGCAAATGGCGTAATACAATTGAAACTCAATTCGTAGCTGCAAAAACTGATATTTCTCAGGTTAGAAATGAAGTGAAAACTGGGGGTTATAGCCTGGTTAACTTGCGTAGCAGCTATGAATGGAAAAAGGTCAGATTGGATGTGGGGATAGACAATCTGTTTGATAAATCTTATGCCTTGCCGACGGGTGGTGCTTATGTTGGTCAAGGCCAGACCATGTCTATCAATGGCATACCTTGGGGTATTGCGATGCCTGGGATGGGACGATCGATATATACTGGGTTGAATTTCAAGTTCTGA
- a CDS encoding PhoH family protein: MQITFSPVDNHKLANLCGVLEENLRQIETALDVTISRRGEHFNLSGTTHATRLASNLLKQFYTQADHAIPLDSLQLALVEMSHQTEANLADTAPTLMTRRSDLRGRTPRQTDYLKQIQAHDITFGVGPAGTGKTFLAVASAVDALERDLVKRIILTRPAVEAGERLGFLPGDLTQKIDPYLRPLYDALYDLMGSDKMSKLFERGTIEIAPLAYMRGRTLNAAFIILDEAQNTTPEQMKMFLTRIGFGSKVVITGDVTQVDLARHQKSGLVDAAEVLQDVRGIAFTHFLSEDVVRHPLVARIVNAYEKRDQAR; this comes from the coding sequence ATGCAAATTACTTTTAGCCCTGTAGACAATCACAAGCTGGCTAATTTATGTGGCGTACTGGAAGAAAACTTGCGCCAGATAGAAACCGCGCTGGATGTCACCATCAGTCGTCGCGGCGAACATTTCAATCTCAGCGGCACGACTCATGCGACACGTCTGGCTAGCAATTTGCTCAAACAGTTTTATACTCAGGCAGACCATGCAATTCCACTGGATAGCTTGCAGCTTGCACTAGTCGAAATGAGCCATCAAACCGAAGCCAACCTTGCCGATACAGCACCAACGTTAATGACGCGTCGTAGCGATTTACGTGGTCGCACTCCGCGGCAAACGGATTATCTTAAACAAATTCAGGCACACGATATTACCTTTGGAGTCGGACCGGCGGGCACAGGCAAGACTTTTCTTGCTGTAGCCAGTGCAGTTGACGCGCTGGAGCGTGATTTGGTAAAACGCATTATCCTCACTCGCCCAGCGGTAGAAGCCGGTGAACGGCTGGGGTTTCTTCCAGGCGATTTGACACAAAAAATAGACCCTTACTTGCGTCCATTATATGATGCACTGTATGACTTAATGGGTTCAGACAAAATGTCCAAGTTATTTGAACGCGGCACGATAGAAATTGCCCCACTCGCCTATATGCGTGGGCGTACTTTAAACGCTGCATTTATCATTCTGGACGAAGCCCAAAACACTACGCCTGAGCAGATGAAAATGTTCCTGACGCGCATCGGTTTTGGCTCCAAAGTCGTGATTACGGGTGACGTCACCCAGGTTGACCTGGCCCGCCATCAAAAAAGTGGTTTAGTAGATGCCGCCGAAGTGCTGCAAGATGTTCGTGGTATTGCCTTTACCCATTTCCTGTCCGAAGATGTTGTCCGCCATCCGCTGGTGGCACGCATCGTAAATGCTTATGAAAAACGTGACCAAGCCCGCTGA
- the ybeY gene encoding rRNA maturation RNase YbeY: protein MKNVTKPADPTPRRQKPRATISVQRGTRAIDAPTRNEIMRFARSAMMRDMEITLRIVNEIEGQQLNFDYRHKDYATNVLSFVYTSEPTVHGDLVLCAPVISREAVEQGKSILAHYAHMIVHGVLHLHGYDHISEAEAEEMEALEIDIVTGLGFANPYLQMESLHHG, encoded by the coding sequence ATGAAAAACGTGACCAAGCCCGCTGACCCCACCCCCCGAAGACAAAAGCCGCGTGCGACTATCTCAGTTCAGCGCGGCACCCGCGCCATAGACGCACCCACCCGCAACGAAATCATGCGCTTTGCCCGATCTGCAATGATGCGCGATATGGAAATCACCCTACGTATCGTTAATGAAATCGAAGGCCAACAACTCAATTTCGATTATCGTCATAAAGATTACGCCACCAATGTGCTATCGTTCGTTTATACATCCGAACCCACAGTCCATGGTGATTTGGTTTTGTGTGCGCCAGTGATTAGCCGGGAGGCAGTCGAACAAGGCAAATCCATATTAGCGCACTATGCGCATATGATAGTTCATGGCGTTTTGCATTTACACGGTTATGACCACATCAGCGAAGCTGAAGCCGAGGAAATGGAAGCATTGGAAATTGATATCGTAACTGGATTAGGTTTTGCCAATCCCTACTTACAAATGGAGTCTTTGCATCATGGATGA
- a CDS encoding rhodanese-like domain-containing protein — MNDTIEISASSAIELVKLDLACLIDIRQPFELEAEGTIANAISLPLFQLKKSLGHALNEEEQELLDADLPDPHDVQHFLQLINGLHYTKERILICVCNSGRRSLPATQLFRELGYQRVFSLRGGYRALT, encoded by the coding sequence ATGAATGACACCATAGAAATATCAGCCTCCAGCGCGATTGAATTAGTCAAACTTGATCTCGCCTGCTTAATCGATATACGCCAGCCATTTGAACTGGAAGCAGAGGGCACAATTGCCAACGCAATCTCGCTTCCCCTATTCCAGCTAAAAAAATCCCTAGGCCACGCGCTCAATGAAGAAGAACAAGAATTACTGGATGCAGACCTGCCTGACCCGCACGACGTGCAACACTTCCTGCAGCTCATCAATGGCCTGCATTACACTAAAGAGCGCATACTGATCTGCGTGTGTAACAGCGGACGACGCAGCCTGCCAGCAACCCAGCTGTTTCGTGAACTTGGCTATCAACGTGTGTTCTCGTTACGTGGTGGCTATCGCGCGCTCACATAA
- the mutY gene encoding A/G-specific adenine glycosylase — MSDFAGKLIGWQRLHGRHDLPWQSSREPYRVWLSEIMLQQTQVATVIPYYLRFVARFPDLASLAAATQDEVLAHWSGLGYYSRARNLHAAAQKVVADFGGEFPKNIDDIVSLPGIGRSTAAAIAAFCFGARAAILDGNVKRVLTRQFGIVGYPGEKAVEMRLWTLAESLLPSGNVDHYTQSLMDMGATLCTRGRPRCEACPVANSCVALATQQVATLPTPKPKKAIPHKTTRFIILHHAGRIWLQQRPPTGIWGGLWSFPELDMAADVLTTCRDEWQLQTTAVHELPAFKHVFTHFSLMITPHWVDVVSLPLTIQENTGRWLSVADAMRAAIPAPVRSVLTQIDQLNA, encoded by the coding sequence ATGTCTGATTTTGCCGGCAAATTAATCGGCTGGCAGCGCCTGCACGGACGGCATGATTTGCCCTGGCAGAGCAGTCGCGAGCCTTATCGGGTGTGGCTGTCCGAAATCATGTTGCAGCAGACGCAGGTTGCGACGGTCATTCCCTATTACTTACGTTTTGTTGCGCGATTTCCCGATTTGGCGAGTCTGGCAGCGGCCACGCAGGATGAGGTGTTAGCACACTGGAGCGGTCTGGGCTATTACTCACGTGCTCGCAATTTGCATGCGGCGGCGCAGAAAGTAGTGGCTGACTTTGGCGGTGAATTTCCAAAAAATATCGATGATATTGTCAGTCTGCCAGGGATAGGTCGTTCAACCGCAGCTGCGATTGCGGCGTTTTGCTTCGGCGCACGTGCGGCGATACTCGATGGTAACGTCAAACGTGTGCTGACACGGCAATTTGGTATCGTCGGTTATCCGGGCGAAAAAGCGGTAGAGATGCGTTTATGGACGTTAGCCGAGTCATTATTGCCGAGTGGCAACGTTGATCATTACACTCAGTCTCTCATGGATATGGGCGCGACGCTCTGTACGCGTGGCCGCCCCCGTTGCGAGGCGTGCCCTGTGGCGAACAGTTGTGTTGCGCTGGCTACGCAACAAGTTGCGACATTACCTACGCCGAAACCGAAAAAGGCCATCCCCCACAAAACTACGCGCTTCATTATTCTGCATCATGCCGGGCGAATATGGCTACAGCAACGCCCGCCGACGGGTATCTGGGGTGGGCTGTGGAGCTTCCCGGAACTGGATATGGCGGCTGACGTGCTGACTACATGCCGCGATGAATGGCAATTGCAAACCACAGCAGTGCATGAGTTGCCTGCTTTTAAGCATGTATTCACCCATTTTAGTCTTATGATCACGCCGCACTGGGTCGATGTGGTAAGTCTGCCGCTGACAATACAGGAAAATACCGGGCGCTGGTTGAGTGTTGCAGATGCAATGCGGGCAGCAATTCCTGCGCCTGTACGTAGTGTATTAACGCAAATTGATCAGTTAAACGCGTAA
- a CDS encoding methyltransferase family protein, which produces MTDLAERPRTLAPPPLVYAAGLGMSWWLERVVPLGFTPSGLLLQGGWVALAISFALMLWAALTIWRHHTTVNPYKGVSSLVTSGPFSFSRNPIYLADVIAYLAVMVLMGTIWPLFFAPLVWVVMRYAVIAHEEAHLTAKFGDVYTEYCQRVRRWI; this is translated from the coding sequence ATGACAGATTTAGCCGAACGCCCACGTACGCTGGCGCCGCCGCCACTGGTTTATGCTGCCGGATTAGGTATGAGTTGGTGGCTGGAGCGTGTAGTGCCGTTGGGATTTACACCAAGTGGATTGCTGTTGCAAGGCGGCTGGGTAGCGCTGGCGATTAGTTTTGCGCTGATGTTGTGGGCGGCATTGACCATCTGGCGGCATCACACCACGGTGAATCCATATAAGGGCGTGTCGAGTTTAGTGACTAGTGGACCTTTTTCGTTTTCCCGTAACCCGATTTATCTGGCGGATGTGATTGCGTATCTTGCGGTGATGGTACTGATGGGAACGATATGGCCGTTGTTTTTTGCACCACTGGTGTGGGTAGTGATGCGTTATGCGGTGATTGCGCATGAAGAGGCGCATTTGACAGCTAAGTTTGGTGATGTTTATACGGAATATTGTCAGCGCGTACGGCGCTGGATATAG
- the ydiK gene encoding AI-2E family transporter YdiK: MQNSDLTRSIFAIAFIVGLIAASLWILRPFLPATLWATMIVIATWPLMLKVQARLNNKRGLAVLVMTSLVVMIFVIPLILAITTIMQNTDLITNAAKSLSNMSTTPPDWLAQLPYIGTQAAQTWQDIAATGTQEFTSKATPYAGAVAKWLVTEAGSLGLLFTHFLLMTALAAVMFAYGEAAAAGIKQFARKLAGDRGTEVINIASQAIRAVALGVGVTAIVQALLGGIGLAITSVPFAAVLTALMFMLCIAQIGVIPVLLPASIWLYWHGDTSWAIFLLVWMIIVASLDNFLRPYLIKQGADLPMLLILAGVIGGLLSFGLVGIFVGPAVLAVSYTLLQTWVAETKVP; this comes from the coding sequence ATGCAGAACTCCGACCTCACTCGCTCCATCTTCGCCATCGCGTTTATCGTCGGCCTCATTGCTGCGAGTTTATGGATATTACGCCCATTCCTGCCTGCGACCTTATGGGCAACGATGATAGTGATTGCTACCTGGCCACTCATGCTCAAAGTTCAGGCGCGTCTGAATAATAAACGCGGTCTTGCTGTGCTGGTAATGACGAGTTTGGTTGTGATGATATTTGTCATACCGCTAATCTTAGCGATTACGACTATTATGCAAAATACTGACCTGATTACCAATGCTGCCAAGTCTTTGTCCAACATGTCGACCACGCCTCCTGACTGGTTGGCACAACTCCCGTACATAGGCACGCAAGCCGCGCAAACCTGGCAGGACATTGCTGCCACGGGCACGCAGGAGTTTACCAGCAAAGCAACGCCTTATGCGGGAGCCGTGGCAAAATGGCTGGTGACTGAAGCGGGTAGTCTGGGGCTGTTATTTACCCATTTCTTGTTGATGACTGCATTGGCCGCCGTCATGTTTGCATATGGTGAAGCCGCTGCTGCTGGTATTAAACAATTTGCCCGCAAATTGGCAGGTGATCGCGGCACCGAGGTTATTAATATTGCCAGTCAGGCCATACGCGCTGTTGCCTTGGGTGTAGGCGTGACCGCCATAGTGCAGGCGCTGCTCGGTGGTATCGGGCTTGCCATTACCAGCGTGCCATTCGCCGCAGTCCTCACTGCACTGATGTTCATGCTATGCATCGCACAGATTGGTGTCATCCCAGTTTTGTTGCCCGCCAGTATCTGGCTATATTGGCATGGCGATACATCATGGGCAATTTTCTTACTGGTGTGGATGATTATCGTCGCCAGTCTGGACAATTTCCTGCGCCCCTATCTGATCAAACAAGGAGCTGATTTGCCTATGCTGCTGATATTGGCGGGGGTTATTGGCGGGTTACTGAGTTTTGGTCTGGTAGGGATTTTTGTTGGCCCTGCTGTACTGGCTGTGAGTTACACGCTATTGCAGACTTGGGTGGCTGAAACGAAAGTACCTTAA
- a CDS encoding HlyC/CorC family transporter gives MDEPSKPSWFERLGALLSPEPETRDELLDILQGAYQHNLLDADALAMIEGVLQVSEIQVRDIMIPRAQMDMIDIDDTPDEFIPSAIEAAHSRFPVFDKNKDDIIGILLAKDLLRYYTEPSFHVREMLRPAVFIPESKRLNVLLKEFRASRNHMAIVVDEYGGVAGLVTIEDVLEQIVGDIEDEYDFDDAEDSIIPDKFGKFRVKATTEIADFNAFMQSKLDETDFDTIAGLVINRFGHLPKRGEAIAFDGFKFEILRADSRRVHMLLIEKSAQQPLL, from the coding sequence ATGGATGAACCGTCTAAACCCAGCTGGTTTGAACGATTAGGCGCATTACTCAGCCCCGAACCTGAAACGCGTGATGAGCTATTAGATATATTACAGGGTGCGTATCAGCACAACCTGCTGGATGCAGATGCGCTGGCAATGATAGAAGGTGTACTGCAGGTCTCAGAAATACAAGTACGCGACATCATGATCCCACGCGCACAAATGGATATGATAGACATCGATGACACACCTGATGAATTTATTCCTTCCGCCATTGAAGCTGCTCACTCACGCTTTCCCGTATTCGATAAAAACAAAGACGACATAATTGGCATATTACTAGCCAAGGATTTATTGCGTTACTACACTGAACCCAGCTTTCATGTCCGTGAAATGCTGCGTCCTGCGGTGTTTATTCCTGAATCAAAACGGCTTAATGTACTGCTTAAAGAGTTTCGCGCCAGTCGCAACCACATGGCTATCGTTGTAGATGAATATGGTGGTGTTGCGGGTCTGGTGACAATTGAAGACGTGCTTGAGCAGATAGTTGGTGATATAGAAGACGAGTATGACTTCGATGATGCTGAAGACAGCATTATTCCCGACAAGTTTGGTAAGTTTCGCGTTAAAGCCACCACCGAAATTGCCGACTTTAATGCTTTTATGCAAAGCAAGCTCGATGAGACTGATTTCGATACCATAGCCGGATTAGTTATTAATCGTTTTGGTCATTTACCCAAACGTGGTGAAGCTATTGCTTTCGACGGCTTCAAATTCGAAATATTGCGTGCCGATAGTCGACGTGTGCATATGCTGCTAATCGAAAAATCTGCCCAACAACCTTTGCTCTAA